From the genome of Bacteroidales bacterium:
ACCACGCCGGTATATTAAGGTCATGGTCTGCAGATCGGCCGCTGTCAATTTATCGGTCGTTACATCGGGACCGCGCCCGGCGCCCCGGAGCACCACGCCTGAGGCATTCAGGTTGATCGTTCCGTCGACATAATACCTGCCTGCTGCAAGTTGTACCACGCCGCGAAATCCTTCGCTGTCGGGAATGAGCGCAGCAATTTTGTTAATGGCCTGTTGTATGCTGGCCGTATTATCAGCATTGGCTATCGGCGTAACAGTTACGATGCGCGAAGACTCCGGACGGTAATCGGGTATGGCTTCCCCTCCTTTATAGCCCGCATGACTGAAATCGGGAATTACAAAACCGTCGGCATCCTTATAATAAGTGATCACGCCGTTTTCATCCACTTTTACCAGTTCCGACTGCCAGGTAGTTTGTGCAGTTACCGGAATTGCAAAAAATACGATCAATACCGCTCTGAAAATTTTTTGTAACATAAACATTCTTATTTTTTTCCAGATGATAGGTTTATACGGAATCATGCCTACAGCTGAAAAACGTCTTTCAAGCCGGATGAAATAATATGCTTTCCGATGTATTCTTCTATCAGGTCCGGACCGGATATTTCAACTTTTTTGATATACGGGCAAAATACCTGTACATCTTTCCCGTCAAACTTCTATTAACCCATTGGGTAATAAAGTTAAGCATATAAAAACCCGCCACAACAACCGGATCAGAAATGATCCGGTTGTTGGTGCAGCGGGTTTTTAGCTGTTATGGAGCAACATCAATGTCGCGATACCCCAGGTAGAACTCGGCGATACAGATGGTATTACCGCCACTGGTCCATGTATCGAACTGTACTTTGATGTAACGATACTCACAATTATCGGGAAAGGCCTGATTACCGGTCTCGCCTCCCACAATAGCTGCAAACACTTCAGTATTCGGAGGCGTTGCGGAAGTTACATTCGCATTGACAGGCACGATCGGTTCATCATTGATCTTTGTCCACAGTGCCTCGTTCGTGATACAACCGTCGTCATTACTGCCGAAGAAAGTCATGGATTGTGGTTTATTGGTATCCGTTAAACTTCCGTTTTCCCGGTAGCGGATCCTGAAATAATTGAATTCCTGCGGTTCCGTCTCGCTCAACCGGATAATGAACCATGGTTTTTCAGCGGGCGTGTTGATCCACATGCCACCCCACCGGTGAAACCCTGTCCAGTTTGCGGTTGGGTCTCCACCCCAGCCATCAAGTGTTGCATCAGTGGCGGTACCTTTGGTCATACCCAGATAGGTGGAACTAAGGTTGTCGATGATTGCTGTCGGACTGATCCTGGCGTCTCCGCTGGCAGGATAGGCAGCGCCGGCATTTCCTCCTAAGAAATGTGACAGGTATGGCGATTTCTTTTTAGCCCAAACAGGTGCTGCAGTATTAAAAGCAATAGTGCTTGGAGTCGAAGGAACTCCGGCATCCCCGGAATATACCAGCGGGTTGTCTGACATATCGGTTTCAGGAGCTATATACCATTCGCTTCTGTCCAGATCTACATAACCGGCCGCATTTACCTTCACCAGGCATGTAGCCATTATGCCATTATCTTCTGAGACCACGTTTATGTAGGTATATCCTGCACTTAATCCTGTCACCATTCCAGTGCTCACACGGGCGACTTCAGGTCGCGATGAGCTCCATAAAACCTTCTTATTGAAAGCATTATCTGGGTAGACTGTATGTTTCAGGGTTACAGCCTTACGAATCTCTACCGCTATTGCTGACTTTTCAAGGGTTATTTCGGAAACACGGATAGCCGGGGTTACCTTTAACGTATCACGAACGCAGGAAATAATATCGACACTCGTTGCCGGCTTGTAAATGACACGGTATACCAGGTCGCTGCCATCCAGGATATCGGGTATCTTGGTCACATTCCGGAACAAGACCGGAATAGGATTGGCCGGGTCATTCGGATTAGGTCTGGATACGAGGTCTTCAGGCCTTGCAATGGTATCGATACGTTGTTCGCCCGAAGAGGTAAAATAGGTGAGTTCGGTACCAATGGTACCCTCGTAAGTCGATGCCACCCAGTATATCCTCATTGAGTCGCCCGCATGCTTGTAATCATAGTCCCTGATGATGCGGTTATCTAACGCTTTCTGGTAATTTTCTCCGTAGATGGGAATGGTAAAACGTGTCGCTACCGATGCGTCCGCCAGATCAGCGTTTAAGTTGATCAGTTCGAAACTGTTGGTGCCTTCGGTGATAGGACTTACTTCAACGATTCCGGGTGCATCCGGCGTGGTCAGTCCAACTTCAAAAACTTTGGATTTTTTGCCCAAATCCCATTTGATTTCCAAATTCTTTACCTGCGGGTCGCTCAGCCAATAATGGATGACCATGCGTTCGATACCAGAAAAAACTTTCATCGAATCGAATTTGGCAACATAGATGATCTCCCCGTCTTTCAGGTATTTATCGTGTAAGTCGTTCATCTTGTCGCATTGCGTCAGAATCACCACTACCACGAAAAAAACAGCCATATATTTCAACATGTTCTTCATATTCATAGTGTTTGATTAATTATTCACCCCCATTTTCTACATATTCCGCTCCCCAGAAGGACATTTCCGCGAAATGTATTGCCGGAGTGAGGCCCCATGTTTCCAAAACGTCTATGCGGTAATACCGGTATGGATCCGTACCGATATCAAATACATAATCGATCCCGTCGACCTGGGCAAGTTGCCTGTCTTCTGCCGAAGTGGAATTTAAAGGCATGCCTGAAGGTTTAACCGTGTCAAACGAACCCAAAAGCACCCATTTTTGCTCCTGATGAGCCGGGTCCAGAGAATTGTCGTATATTTTTCGCGGCGAGGAGTGGTTCGAACCATACACCACCAGTTTTTTAGGGTTGTTATGAGAGAAAGCCCAGCTATCGCCGCTGCGGTGCCAGATCTTAAAACGACTCAACTCACATTTCATTCCCATATCGAAAGTAAACGCCATAGGGGCGATTAATGTGCCGGTGACTGTCGGGTCAGCAGTATGGAACATATTGCTGAGATCAGCATCCCAGGCTTTTTCGATTTCGTAGCTGCCACTGTAACGGGAGTACGGAATATTTGTGTCGCCATTCCATCTTTTATAAGGTTTGGGAATTGCCTCTTCAAACCGGGGTGTATATTCTCCTTTTTTTAACTCGGTGAAATTGCCCCACCGGTCGCATATCTGTACACCAAACACAGCAGGTTCATTTGCAAAACCGCGGACATTGTATTTCCCTTTTGATGCATTGGAACTCCATTGTCCTACCTGTCGCATTTGAATATCATTCGCCAGGTCATTTTCGATGGTGGTTTTCGTTTGTGGGATGGATACCAATGCCAGAATAGAGACCATATCCTTGTTCTCCCATTCAAGTTTGATGCCGCCAAAATCCTCCGTTATCACGATCGTTTCCATGATGTCCAATATGGGCGATCTTTCAGGCGTGACCCAGATATTAACGGGTTCGGATTCGTTCTGGCTTCTGTCCACTGTCCGTAATTCTACAAGACGTGGTTCGGCATCCCTGAAACCCTCGATTTTGATATGGTTTTCAAATTTGGATACTTTACTCATGATCTTCTCACCGGTGTCCAGTGTATAACGTGCCACCAGATACAACAGGTCCCTTTCATCGGGAAGGGTGTAATAGATGTTCACTCCACCTCCGAATGGCTGTACTTCCAGGATCTTTTCGACCGGACTGGGCTGACCACCATGTATGGGATATTGTCCCCTTTCATTATCTTCGCATGATGTCAATACCAATATTAACGCTAGTATTGACCATTTACTTAAAGTTTTCATATTGATAGGTATTAATAACTTTACAGTTTAAATATTATGTTTACCATCCCGGATTTTGGACCAGATGTGAATTCTGTATTAATGATGATTCCCTGATCGGCCATAATAATTCCCTTTCGGAGAATGAAAGCTGCTTGATCGTGCGTAACACGTAAAAATCATCTGCTGTGGCTCCGTCTATGTTCCATCCCCTTACCAGCATGTTGTTCAATTTCAAAATATCATATTTGCCGTCATAATCGTTACAGCTCCACCTCCTGATATCGTAATATAAGTGGCCTTCGTACATCAGTTCGTTCACCCTTTCCTGCTGTATGATCTCGCGCATTCCCTTCTGAGTTGTGTGTTTACTCGGGTTTAACGAGCTATTTCTCCAACTGATCTCTACACCGGGAAGACCTACACGTGCCCTGACCCTGTCGATATATTCGTAAACAACACCATCGGGCGCAGACAATACTTCGTTACGCGCTTCAGCATAAAGCAGGTAAAGGTCGGCTAGACGCATATCGCACCAGGGATATGAATTAGCTGTACGCGTGCTGCCAATGAGTTTATCCAGGTACGGGAAAATTTTACGTCCACAGTAGCCGGTAATGAAAAACCGCTCATTACTTCTCTTTCCATTAAGTTCGGTCACCTGGGTTGCCCCGTCGGGTGTGAACCTCATCCTCAGAACCGCCTGATTGTTTTCATTAAAATCAGTGGTCTGTGCGCCATACCAGCGGGCGCGGTCAAAACCCACACTGCCGTAAAAACGATATTCGCGGTTGAAATGCAGTTGGGCTGTTTCTTCGAATTCAACTATAAATTTTGCATGGCGATCGTCTCCCCTGTTTGTTCTGTAACGGTCTTTATACCAGCCGTTGTCAGACCATTCGCGATCTTCTTCAATTGGTACTCCGTTTGCCGACCAGAACTGTTCCACAGACCACAGCGTTGGACACCAGGCTCTGCGTTGAACAGTATTTCCGGTAGTGACATCCATAATCGGAAAGCAATCCTGATTCAGAGAGGAAGCTGCCGGGTAAACCGACCAGATCTGTTCGTTATTGACCGGTGTTGTCATCACCACCTGCATGGCAAGCATATACCGCATCGAATCAGACAGGGTCAGTTCATTTTCAAAAAGATCTTGATACAAATTATATCTCAACACATTTTTTTCGATCTGGTCTATCGCTTCCCAACAGGCATCCATCGCTTTTACCCATTTCTCGGGATTTTTTTCGGGAAAGAGTTTCACTCCTCTCGAGTCGGTGAAATTGGCAAAATTCGGATTGTTATTTCCGTTGAAGAAAGGGCTGGCATAAAAGGTCAGTATTTTGGCTTTCATAGCCATGGCTACTATCTTTGTGATCCTGCCCATTCCACCCGTCGGACCGTCAGTTTCGGTATCGTATAAGTCGGGAATCGCTTCGTCTATCAGTTCGATGATATACTCCATCGTTTCGTCCATCGGATCGCGGTAAACCATTGATTCTTCAGGTGTTGCTTCAAGGGGAAGGGACTTCCTGATGGTGGGGATAGGTCCGTAATGCAGCATCAGCCACCAATGGTAATATGCTTTGAGGAACTTGACTTCGGCAGACCAAAGCACTTTCTCCCAAATCTCCATATTAGGCACGGAATTAATATTATCCAGGAAAAGGTCGCAACAACGTATCGCCTTGAACATGTTCTTATCGGAGCTTACGCCATTGGCGCCGTCCCAGTAATTCATGTACGGGGCCTCTTTATTGTTGCCATTCACCAACAACCGGTATCCAATGGGATACTCGTTATCGGTACGTTTGAACTGAAAAGATTCCGGCCCTGCAGTTCTTCCCGGATGCGCCTCGGCATAAGTCGAGGGAAGAAATGAATAGCAGGTGGCCAGATAGCCGATCGCCCTTATCCTTTCGCCGAAAGCATACTCCACAGTCGCATTTTTATCAGGGACGACATTTAAATAATCACACGCGCTAAAGAGCACGATAATTCCTAAAATGATTGTCTTTTGTAACAATGTGATTTTATGATTTTTCATACGGTAATAATTTTCTTTTAAAGGTCGTATGGAACTCGCATGATTTTTATGATCATAGACTTTGGTGATTTTGTAAAAAATCATGCTTCGTTTCATATAATGATAATATTAAATGATCAGAATGACATATTGATACCGAAATTGTGCACCCGCTGAATAGGATAGCCCAAACCATTACCGGCCATTTCGGGATCCCACATCTTGAATTTGCTGAAACATAACAGGTTCGTTCCGCTGTAATAGAATCGTAACGAGGTCAAACGGATGCGTTCAATCAGTTTTAATGGTAGAGAATAACCGAATTCCACAGATTTCAACCTGAGAAAACTGCCATTTTGCATGAACCATGTACTGGTTGCTGCATTATTATTCACGATTGATTCGGAGAGGCGTGGCCAGAGTGCATAAACATTCTGGTTGGCTTCCGACCAGTAATCGTCTGCATATGCCTGCAACACCTGATTTTGGCCCCTTTTACCTCCCAACGATGTATGGCCCGAATGGTGGAAAGGCGATGTCATATTATGATTGAGCCAGAATGACGACATGGCCGATCCCTGGAAGAAAAATGAAAAGTCAAAACCTTTGTACCCTGATGATATACCAAATCCGTAATTTATTTTAGGCGAAGTAGGATGACCAATGGGTACCCTGTCAAGATCAGTGATCTTTTCATCCCCCATTATACTCCTGTATTTCACATCGCCACCCCTCACTTTCTGGCCATTGGCAACATTTGACTGGTCAGGCGAATTAGCCACTTCCGCATCATCTACAAAAAGCCGTTCGGCAACATAACCAAAATTTTGTTTGGTATGTTGTCCTATCCTCGACCTCCATGGTGCACCCACCATACTGTAGTCGGGTTCTTCGTAAACGCGGTATTCATTAGTGGCATAGGTAAAGTTTCCCCGGGCTGTGACCCAGAGGTCCTTGGTGACACTCCATTTGTAGTCAAGCGACAGGTCATAACCCCAGCTGAGGGCTTCACCGACATTGGCATAGGGAATTGCCTGTAACCCCATGGTTCCGGGTATGTCGGATCTTTGCATATAAATGTTGTACCGGTAATCGCGATACAAGTCCAACTGGATTTCCAACTGTTTAAAAAGCTCCAGCTCGAACCCTACATTTGTTTTCCGCGAGGTTTCCCATGTAATACCCTGGTTGGCATACCGGCTGATCATTACTCCGGGATAGGTTGTTCTTTCACTGCCCCATCCCCAGGAATGCGCATAATTTCCTGAATTGAGACTTACCTGCGACAGATAGAAAAATCGGTCTGTTTCGCTGCCGATAGCGTCATTACCCACCAATCCGTATGTTGCTTTCAATTTGAGTTTCGAAATAACATTTTTCAATGATTCATTCCAGAATGCTTCGTTGGAAATGATCCATCCTGCTCCTACCGACGGGAAAAATCCCCAGCGTTCTTTCTTGGCAAACCGTTCGGAACCGTTATAGCCGAAATTGAGTTCGATAAAATAACGCGAATCAAACGAATAAGTGAACCTTCCTGCTAATCCCATATTTCTCGTAGGTAGTGATGTTTCCAAAAGGAATTCATCATTCGACGACAATTCATCCCGCAGGGTAAAAACCAACAACCCGCTCGCACTGTGTTTGTCGGCAAAAGTGCGGTCGTAATTCAATGCGGTTTCCCAGTAGGTGGTGGTAATCACCGTTTTAGTGGAACCTGTCGGCCGCAAATAATCGGTTCCCTGGTTGGGATTAAGTTCTTCCAGGACGTAGGTATCATTAATTACATTGTAACTGGCAGCCGGAGCGTTAAAATAATAAGGAATGTATTCCCTGTTAATGTAATATTCCGATCTGCGGTTGGTATTGAACATTGTCCGGAGATTCAGGCCTTGCGTTACAAAATCCAATTTTTGTTTGAGTTCGACCTGAGCCAGCATTAATGCCTTTTTGTACTGCCTGTATCCCCTCATCAAATTGGCATACGGATTGACATAAACACCATTATTTCCAAGATTTCCAAACAAGATGTATCCGAGATTCTCATGTGCTGCGTCAGGTTCGTAATAGGGTGGGTAATCGACCGGGCTGGTCTGCATGATCTGCTGGTAGACATTCGTTCCTCCGTCGATGGGTCCTTGATAGTCGTCCATGGTGGCATGCAAACGCACAATAACTTCCATGGTTTTTATCGGGTTAATATTGACATTGGAACGCAACACATATTTGTTCAGGTTAATATTATTGGTGAAATTGT
Proteins encoded in this window:
- a CDS encoding DUF4959 domain-containing protein, with the protein product MKTLSKWSILALILVLTSCEDNERGQYPIHGGQPSPVEKILEVQPFGGGVNIYYTLPDERDLLYLVARYTLDTGEKIMSKVSKFENHIKIEGFRDAEPRLVELRTVDRSQNESEPVNIWVTPERSPILDIMETIVITEDFGGIKLEWENKDMVSILALVSIPQTKTTIENDLANDIQMRQVGQWSSNASKGKYNVRGFANEPAVFGVQICDRWGNFTELKKGEYTPRFEEAIPKPYKRWNGDTNIPYSRYSGSYEIEKAWDADLSNMFHTADPTVTGTLIAPMAFTFDMGMKCELSRFKIWHRSGDSWAFSHNNPKKLVVYGSNHSSPRKIYDNSLDPAHQEQKWVLLGSFDTVKPSGMPLNSTSAEDRQLAQVDGIDYVFDIGTDPYRYYRIDVLETWGLTPAIHFAEMSFWGAEYVENGGE
- a CDS encoding Ig-like domain-containing protein, yielding MKNMLKYMAVFFVVVVILTQCDKMNDLHDKYLKDGEIIYVAKFDSMKVFSGIERMVIHYWLSDPQVKNLEIKWDLGKKSKVFEVGLTTPDAPGIVEVSPITEGTNSFELINLNADLADASVATRFTIPIYGENYQKALDNRIIRDYDYKHAGDSMRIYWVASTYEGTIGTELTYFTSSGEQRIDTIARPEDLVSRPNPNDPANPIPVLFRNVTKIPDILDGSDLVYRVIYKPATSVDIISCVRDTLKVTPAIRVSEITLEKSAIAVEIRKAVTLKHTVYPDNAFNKKVLWSSSRPEVARVSTGMVTGLSAGYTYINVVSEDNGIMATCLVKVNAAGYVDLDRSEWYIAPETDMSDNPLVYSGDAGVPSTPSTIAFNTAAPVWAKKKSPYLSHFLGGNAGAAYPASGDARISPTAIIDNLSSTYLGMTKGTATDATLDGWGGDPTANWTGFHRWGGMWINTPAEKPWFIIRLSETEPQEFNYFRIRYRENGSLTDTNKPQSMTFFGSNDDGCITNEALWTKINDEPIVPVNANVTSATPPNTEVFAAIVGGETGNQAFPDNCEYRYIKVQFDTWTSGGNTICIAEFYLGYRDIDVAP
- a CDS encoding TonB-dependent receptor translates to MVHIEQKKKKTTNTLALFILCCVVMLINGNALASPPVSEANIENKTVFQGIRVTGSVSDNTGELIPGVNVIVRGSVQGTSTDINGEFNIMVPSDTSVLQFSFMGYETQEVVVGNKRVISVQMREASTSMEEVLVVAFGTQKKESAIASVSTLNVAELKVPSSNLTTALAGRVAGLISYQRSGEPGQDNAEFFIRGVTTFGYKQDPLILIDGVELTKDDLARLQVDDISSFSIMKDATATALYGARGANGVILVTTKEGGEGRTKFNFRFENSLSQPTSKVDLVDPITYMRMNNEAALTRADPESSFAVTLPHSEQKIINTQDGLNPMVFPAVDWYSMLLKNVVYNQRLNASISGGGNIARYYVAGTYSKDHGNLKVDKRNNFTNNINLNKYVLRSNVNINPIKTMEVIVRLHATMDDYQGPIDGGTNVYQQIMQTSPVDYPPYYEPDAAHENLGYILFGNLGNNGVYVNPYANLMRGYRQYKKALMLAQVELKQKLDFVTQGLNLRTMFNTNRRSEYYINREYIPYYFNAPAASYNVINDTYVLEELNPNQGTDYLRPTGSTKTVITTTYWETALNYDRTFADKHSASGLLVFTLRDELSSNDEFLLETSLPTRNMGLAGRFTYSFDSRYFIELNFGYNGSERFAKKERWGFFPSVGAGWIISNEAFWNESLKNVISKLKLKATYGLVGNDAIGSETDRFFYLSQVSLNSGNYAHSWGWGSERTTYPGVMISRYANQGITWETSRKTNVGFELELFKQLEIQLDLYRDYRYNIYMQRSDIPGTMGLQAIPYANVGEALSWGYDLSLDYKWSVTKDLWVTARGNFTYATNEYRVYEEPDYSMVGAPWRSRIGQHTKQNFGYVAERLFVDDAEVANSPDQSNVANGQKVRGGDVKYRSIMGDEKITDLDRVPIGHPTSPKINYGFGISSGYKGFDFSFFFQGSAMSSFWLNHNMTSPFHHSGHTSLGGKRGQNQVLQAYADDYWSEANQNVYALWPRLSESIVNNNAATSTWFMQNGSFLRLKSVEFGYSLPLKLIERIRLTSLRFYYSGTNLLCFSKFKMWDPEMAGNGLGYPIQRVHNFGINMSF
- a CDS encoding RagB/SusD family nutrient uptake outer membrane protein, whose amino-acid sequence is MKNHKITLLQKTIILGIIVLFSACDYLNVVPDKNATVEYAFGERIRAIGYLATCYSFLPSTYAEAHPGRTAGPESFQFKRTDNEYPIGYRLLVNGNNKEAPYMNYWDGANGVSSDKNMFKAIRCCDLFLDNINSVPNMEIWEKVLWSAEVKFLKAYYHWWLMLHYGPIPTIRKSLPLEATPEESMVYRDPMDETMEYIIELIDEAIPDLYDTETDGPTGGMGRITKIVAMAMKAKILTFYASPFFNGNNNPNFANFTDSRGVKLFPEKNPEKWVKAMDACWEAIDQIEKNVLRYNLYQDLFENELTLSDSMRYMLAMQVVMTTPVNNEQIWSVYPAASSLNQDCFPIMDVTTGNTVQRRAWCPTLWSVEQFWSANGVPIEEDREWSDNGWYKDRYRTNRGDDRHAKFIVEFEETAQLHFNREYRFYGSVGFDRARWYGAQTTDFNENNQAVLRMRFTPDGATQVTELNGKRSNERFFITGYCGRKIFPYLDKLIGSTRTANSYPWCDMRLADLYLLYAEARNEVLSAPDGVVYEYIDRVRARVGLPGVEISWRNSSLNPSKHTTQKGMREIIQQERVNELMYEGHLYYDIRRWSCNDYDGKYDILKLNNMLVRGWNIDGATADDFYVLRTIKQLSFSERELLWPIRESSLIQNSHLVQNPGW